In Anopheles bellator chromosome 2, idAnoBellAS_SP24_06.2, whole genome shotgun sequence, the genomic stretch TACTAGGAACGCGCTGCGTGGTCAGACAATTGACTTTCGCTTGCCtctgctttcgtttttttttctattcattGATCGATTATCGGAACCTTTGCCGTTCAGCTGTAAAAACTTATTCGCTACTAATAACATCACCCTTTCACATCTCCGCTGATCTTTCCACTGCCCGGTTCGTCCTTTGCATTCATCATCAATATCATTCCCTCAAGCTATCCGGTCAGTCACCACAAACGATCGCAGTACACTCTTGCACTTTCATCACTCAAATCTACACCACATCTGTCGACGACCACTTCTCGACCACATATCTGTTAGGGCACTAAAAACACAAGAATACACCACTGGACAACGGCTGGTGATGAACATTTACTCCACGTTCAGCTTCTTTTTCAGCGATTCCGGCATCTCTGGTGGCGGAGGTCGGGGAATGGATAGGGCAACCTTGACACCATCGTAGATGAACCACTGCAGAGCGGTCAAGGTACCGATCATGATGATACGCGGCATCAAACCATTCCACATGCCCATGAAGCCGAGTTTCTTGGCCACATCGATCGCAGAAGATCCCTTGGCCTGGTTCAGCTTCGACACAACCACATCGGCCGGATGCGACACCACGGCACAGAACACACCGGCAATATAACCGGCAGCAAAGGTGACCACCAGCTGCTCGCCCTTTGAGCACTGATCACGCGGCTTCGGTACAACATGCCTGGCAtaggaaaaaaggacattagGAGGAGCGACGGATATTTTCGCGAATGTACGTACTTGTACAGCAGCTCAACGGTACGCTCGAAGCAGGCGAACTTCATCATGGTGTACGGAATCTGGCGACACCAGAGCGGAACCAGACCCTTGTAGAACGCCATAACGCCCTCCTCGCCCATCATTTTCGGCATCGCCTGACGCATCGTGTTGGCGTAACCGGGCATCGTTTGGATCTTCACCTTGGCCGCCTCCAGCGGGGCCAGTGCAATGTCAGCAAAGAACtcggcggaagcggaagcaccCAGATACACCCACGTGCGGTACAGATACGCATTCTCCTCGCCAATCATGTTTGCGTACTGGATTTTGAATACTTCGTAAAGTCCGAACTTGAAGGCGCCCTACAACAAGACGCAACGGATGTTAGTAAGCGGCATAAAAGGCTATTGAGAATCACCATGAAGGAATAAACCATCAAATAGTAAACATACTAAATACTTGCAGTTGGAGGCGATTGAGAGTTTTAgaataataatagtaaatGTACAAGAactaaaaaatatttaaaaataattcaaactaAAACATAGTTATATATTGTAACTTGAAAATATATCCATCCTTCAACGTAAAAGCGCGTTTTAAATTGCTGATGCGAATGATCTCTCAAAGATGGacaaaacaaaagtgaaaaacaaataccTTCACGTTTCTTAATCATGTCAATCATATGATCACTTCGCATACATGCTGCGACTAGGTACTGATCGTTTCCATTCAACAAGCTTACACTTCACACTACGGGGTCTACGCAGCCCGTAGCGTTATGTAAGCCTACCTATCTAGTGCATGTGGCATCGATTCAAGGCCACTTCAATTACGCCAGCAAATCGTGTGAAACGATTCGCCACCTAGACCATAGCTTCGTTCTCCGTCGTGAGACTCCTCTTAATGCCATCCTCGACCCACGGCGCAAGAACTCACTCCCTTCAAGGAAAATAGAAGCAGATTGCACAATATCACATGACTTTGCGCATAGGAAATAGTGGATATGGGTAAACCTTCAAACAGCCTGGCCGATTTCAAGGTCCGCCCCACCTAGCGTCGACCACGGTAAAATGATAAGTAGATAAGAAATGATAAGGCACTGCAACTTACCTGTGCCGAGTAGCCGAAGAACGTTGGGGCCCATCCTTTGGCCAATCCGCGAGCACCTTCCTCCGCGACGGTTAGCTTGAATCCGTGGAACAGATTCTTGTACTTGGCCTGATCGACCTGGAGCCGGCACTTGACCAGATCGAGCGGCACGACGGCAGTATGCGTCAGACCGCATGACAGGATACCCCCGAGGGCGCACAGTCCAAAGAATTCGTTCGAACCAAACTCCACCTCGTGGCTAGCGGCAGCCTGGATGGAGCGGGCCGGAACTATGGCCTTGtctgtggccaccggtgcgctGCCATCGTCGCACTGCACGCGAGTAAACGGGGAGCGGAAGGGTGAGTTCCGGGCGGCATCCAGAAGAGCggtgaacatttttttaaagaggATTTTCTGGCGATCTGGTGTTGAAAGGGAGGAACAGACGATCCTTGTTCCGCTCTAGTGTCTCCTTGAGGATGAATgaacaaatcgaaacaagGGTTAAaactttttggccaaaaacaaaacgattacATACTGTTTAATCAATAAAGTTCAGGGGGGGACTCTACACCGTTGGCCAGAGGTATTTCGAGCAGTGTGTTTCATCACCGGGCGCTTGGCACTAAGCCACGTCCCGTTGGTGATAAGATAGAATGACGAAAGTGTTCGGTGTCATGCGCCACACTGCACCTTTCCGGTTATGTAAAACAGGACAACGGACATCCTTTCTGCACTAAACGTCTGTAATGAGTCCATCGGATTTTGTTCTGCTTCATTGAAGCTTTTACTCTTAATTAAATTAGGAGCGAATGAGCTGCTGTGTTTTTTCCCAATGTTCCATCGAGACACTAACCCAAGAGAGAATCACCAAGGATCTTCCACCGAGCTAGGGGTGGCATGGTCACATTAATAAGCTTACATAATGGGCAGGGCAAAAGCTCTTGAGTACTCCAGTCATGACTGTAAACTCCACAGgctttgacaaaaaaaaaatgaaagggGTAGTGACTCTTCGCAGCAGCCCCGTTTACTGACATTCGGGACGATAGATTTCACACAGCAAAATTAACCATAATTTGCACATTCAACCGCGTTAATGGACTGCCGGAAGAAGGACACATCGATCCATCGTGGTGCCATTTGTAGCACTCTGACCAGATCGACTTTAAGCTGCTGCGGTGTCACGTGGAAACGCGTGCGTAGACGGCGCTGCGTCCGAACTTTCCAGACATCTGCACCTCACAAACTACCCGAAATTCGGGGAATGGATTGTTGCAATTTAGGTACAAAACACGAGACACACCAAAAGGAATTCGAGGCTACTCAATTCATAGCCTAGTCTCTCCCTTAAGCACTTAGCCCGACCACAAGCGGCGAACTCACGTTACCTCTGCACTTTCTGCTGCGGATTCGAAAGAACTGCGGTGAACTGGAATGGCGAATGGCTGAATCGTTCGGATGCCGGCCGGACAAACGCACACAGTCTCACTGCGAACACACCGAGgagagagtgtgtgcgtggcgcTTCGGAATGCGGCTTTTTCGGAGGGTTGAAAAAGAAACTCACCTCGCGCTGGAGAAAAGCACAAAACGAACCCACCATAGCTGCGCTAGGGATGCTCAACGATTCCGATTCGGATTGAAATTTAATGTATAGCGTTCCATCGCCACAACGATCTAGTTCCTATTAGAATTAATAACAACCttcgatttaaaaaaagaagaGCTTTACATAAATTTGCGTTCTTTATTTCGCAGGAAAACAGCTCGTAATGGTTGTTTCAGTATTAGTACTGGTAATGGTAATAAATGGTGTAGTTCAACGATAAATTCAATAATCAGTAGCCAATAGAGATCTGTATATTCGAGGCACAATTTTCTACTGCGCGCAACGCACCGGAGTGCGGCTAGCAATGCGCTCCTTTCGATCAGACACCTGGAATGATCGACATGAGGAAAGATGTACAGAAAGGAACGAAACACATTCTACCGGTAGAAACAAATTATTATGTGCTTATCATGCTAAATGGTGCTTTGCTTATGGTGTAAGGATAAAGATGGGTTAATACTTAAGGGCAGTACAAACGATAACTGAAGGCACACATTACAGGAAGGGCTCATGATTCATCGACCGTGGCTACAGGTG encodes the following:
- the LOC131209422 gene encoding solute carrier family 25 member 3-like, whose product is MFTALLDAARNSPFRSPFTRVQCDDGSAPVATDKAIVPARSIQAAASHEVEFGSNEFFGLCALGGILSCGLTHTAVVPLDLVKCRLQVDQAKYKNLFHGFKLTVAEEGARGLAKGWAPTFFGYSAQGAFKFGLYEVFKIQYANMIGEENAYLYRTWVYLGASASAEFFADIALAPLEAAKVKIQTMPGYANTMRQAMPKMMGEEGVMAFYKGLVPLWCRQIPYTMMKFACFERTVELLYKHVVPKPRDQCSKGEQLVVTFAAGYIAGVFCAVVSHPADVVVSKLNQAKGSSAIDVAKKLGFMGMWNGLMPRIIMIGTLTALQWFIYDGVKVALSIPRPPPPEMPESLKKKLNVE